The following nucleotide sequence is from Nocardioides eburneiflavus.
GCAGGCCCTTGAGCATCTCGATGGTGTGCGCGATCGAGGGCTCCTGCACCTGGATCGGCTGGAAGCGGCGCTCGAGCGCCGCGTCCTTCTCGAGGTACTTGCGGTACTCGTCCAGCGTGGTGGCGCCGATGGTCTGGAGCTCGCCGCGGGCCAGCATCGGCTTGAGGATGCTGGCGGCGTCGATCGCGCCCTCGGCCGCACCGGCGCCGACGAGGGTGTGGATCTCGTCGATGAACAGCACGATGTCGCCGCGGGTGCGGATCTCCTTGAGGACCTTCTTGAGGCGCTCCTCGAAGTCACCGCGGTAGCGCGACCCGGCCACGAGGGCACCGAGGTCGAGCGTGTAGATCTGCTTGTCCTTGAGCGTCTCGGGCACGTTGCCCTTGACGATGTCCTGGGCGAGGCCGGCCACGATCGTGGTCTTGCCGACGCCGGGCTCGCCGATGAGGACGGGGTTGTTCTTCGTGCGGCGCGACAGGATCTGCATGACGCGCTCGATCTCCTGCTCGCGGCCGATGACCGGGTCGAGCTTGCCCTCGCGCGCGGCCTGGGTGAGGTTCTGGCCGAACTGGTCGAGGACCAGCGAGCTGGACGGCGCCTCGCCGCCGGAGCCGGACGTCTGGGCGCCGGCCGTGGCCGACTCCTTGCCCTGGAAGCCGCTCAGGAGCTGGATGACCTGCTGGCGGACCCGGTTGAGGTCGGCGCCGAGCTTCTGCAGGACCTGGGCCGCGACGCCCTCGCCCTCCCGGATCAGGCCGAGCAGGATGTGCTCGGTGCCGATGTAGGAGTGGCCGAGCTGGAGCGCCTCGCGCAGCGAGAGCTCGAGCACCTTCTTGGCCCGCGGGGTGAACGGGATGTGGCCGGACGGGGCCTGCTGGCCCTGGCCGATGATCTCCTCGACCTGGGCGCGCACGGCCTCCAGGGAGATGTCGAGGGACTCGAGGGCCTTGGCGGCGACGCCCTCGCCCTCGTGGATGAGGCCGAGCAGGATGTGCTCGGTCCCGATGTAGTTGTGGGAGAGCATGCGGGCCTCTTCCTGGGCCAGCACGACAACTCGCCGGGCTCGGTCGGTGAACCGCTCGAACATGTGCGCTCCTCTACGTCTGCGTGGTCCGCCTGCCTCCCGCGGGGACGGGAACGCGAACACTGGGCTCAACGCCCGACCTCAGCCTACGTGTTCCCGCCCACCAGACGAGCCCGTCCGCTGACAGCGAACGGCCCCGGCAGGCGCCGGGGCCGTTCGGTGGCCGTTCGGTGGCCGGGAGGCCGCGTCAGTGGGCGGCGTCGTACGCCTGCTGCACGTCGGCCGAGATGCGGCCCCGCTCCGAGACGTCCATGCCCTGGGCCTTGGCCCACTCGCGGACGTCCTTGGTGTTGGTGGACGACGAGCCGGCGGCCTTGCGACCGCGACGGCCGCCACCGGTGACCTTGCGGGCGTGGCCGACGTAGCCGCTCAGCGCCTCGCGCAGGGCGGCGGCGTTGGCGTCGTTGAGGTCGATCTCGTAGGTGGTGCCGTCGAGGCCGAAGGACACCGTCTCGGTGGCCTCGGTGCCGTCGAGGTCGTCAACGAGAACGATGTTGACCTTTTGTGCCATGGTCTATTCCTTTGCATTCGGCGGTCCCCGTGAATGCGATTGTTGCAGCAATTGCGCAACCTTGCCAAAGGAGTCAGGAAAACCCTGACGCCTCAATTCACGAATTGCGCTCGAATACGAGCCGCAATCCCTGCAGGGTCAACCACGGGGAATGCTCGGTGAAACACGCGCAATCGTCGACGAGGAGGGCAGCCAAATGGCCTGTCGAAATGACCGTGACGTCCTCGACGGGCTCGCCGAGCTCGGCGATCATCCGCGCCACCAGGCCCTCGACCTGCGCCGCGACACCGAAGACCATGCCGCTCTGGAGCGCCTCGACGGTGTTCTTGGCGATCACCGAGCGCGGCCGGACCAGCTCGACCTTGCGCAGCTGGGCGCCACGACGGCCGAGTGCCTCGAGGGAGATCTCGATCCCGGGCGAGATCGCGCCGCCGACGTACTGTCCGGCGCGGTTGACCACGTCGAACGTCGTGGCGGTGCCGAAGTCGACGACGATCGCCGGCCCGCCGAAGAGCGTCGCGGCCGCGAGCGAGTTGACGATGCGGTCGGTGCCGACCTCGCGCGGGTTGTCCATCAGCACCGGGATCCCGGTGCGGACGCCGGGCTCGACCACGATCGAGGGGACGTCGCAGAAGTGCCGATCGAGCATCTCGCGCCACTCGTGCAGGACGGCCGGGACGGTCGCGCACACCGAGATGCCGTCGACGTCGTCCATGCGGTCGGCCAGCAGCCCGCGGATCACGATCGACCACTCGTCGGCCGTGCGGCGCTCGTCGCTGTTGACCCGCCAGTGGGCGGTCACCTCCTCGCCGTCGAGCAGGCCGAGGAACGTGTGGCTGTTGCCGATGTCGGCCGCGAGCAGGCTCATGGGGTGGTCAAGTCCATGCCGATGTCGAAGACCACCACCGAGTGGGTGAGCGCCCCGACGGAGACGAAGTCGACGCCGGTGGCGCCGATGCGGGCGGCCCGCTCCAGCGTGATGCCGCCGCTGGCCTCGAGCGGCACGCGGCCCGCGGTACGGCGTACGGCCTCCGTCATCAGCTCGTCGTCCATGTTGTCGAGCAGGATGCGCTCGGGGGGCTCGGGGAGCGCGAGCAGCTCGTCGAGCTGGTCGAGCGTGGTCACCTCGACCTCGACCGGGAGCCCCGCGAAGCGGCCCCGGATCGCCTCGAGCGCCGGCAGCACTCCCCCGGCCGCGATGACATGGTTGTCCTTGACCATCGCCATGTCCTGGAGGCTGGTGCGGTGGTTGACGCCCCCGCCGCACCGCACGGCGTACTTCTGCAGGGCCCGCAGGCCGGGCAGCGTCTTGCGGGTGTCGAGGACCCGCGTCGGCGAGCCGGCGAGCGCGTCGACCCAGCGCGAGGTCGCCGTGGCGATCCCCGACAGGTGGCACGCGAGGTTGAGGGCGGTGCGCTCCGCGACCAGCATCCGCTGGGTCAGGCCGGTGACGCGCATGACGACGTCGCCCTCCTCGACCCGGGTGCCGTCGGGCCGGCGGTCGGTGACGGTCGCGTCGGCGCCGACCATGAAGAACGCCACCGCCCCGACGCCGAGGCCGGCCACGACGCCTGGCTCACGGGCGGCGAGGACCGCCTCGCCCCGAGCGTCCGGCGGGATCGTCGACTCGCTGGTGGGGTCCACCCGGGGGCGCCCGGGCAGGTCCTCCTCGAGCGCGCGCCGGACGACCTCCCAGACGTGCTCGGGGTCGAGACCGGCCGCCGTGAGCTCGGCGACGAGGTCGGCTGGCACGTCGTCGATGCTCGTCATGCCGGCACCTCCGCGGTGGAAGGGGCCGTCGAGGGATCGGTCGAGGGGGCGTACGTCCACTCCGCCGCGACGGTGCCGTCGGCCTCGAGCCACGAGTCGACGTGACCGGCCTTCGTGTCGTCGCGGTCGGGGTGGTCCTCGCGCCAGTGCGACCCGCGGGTCTCGGTGCGCAGGTCCGCCGCCTCGGCCAGCGCGGTGCTGATCGTCAGCAGGTTGGTCGTCTCCCAGGCCGCCGGCCCGACCTCGGCCTCGCCGTGCTCCAGCGAGCCGAGGAACGCCAACGCCTCGCCGAGGCCGTCAGCCTGCCGGAGCACGCCGACCCGCGTCGTCATCACGTCCTGCATCGCCGGACGCCGCTCGCCGGACACCAGGCCCTCGGGGCGCTCGTCGGCGACGGGCTCGGCCCACGCGCGGAGCTCGCCGGGCAGCACGTCGGCGATGCGGCGGGAGAACACGAGGCCCTCGAGCAGCGAGTTGGAGGCGAGCCGGTTGGCACCGTGGACGCCGGAGCAGGCGACCTCGCCGGTGGCATAGAGGCCGGGCACGCTCGTACGCCCCCAGAGGTCGGTGGCCACGCCGCCCGAGGCGTAGTGCTGGGCCGGCGCCACCGGGATCAGCTCGGTGACCGGGTCGACGCCGTGCTCGCGGCAGACGCGGAGGATGGTGGGGAAGCGACGGCTCCAGAACGCGGCGCCGAGGTGTCGCGCGTCGAGCCACATGTGCGGCCGGCCCGTCTCGATCATCCGGCGGGTGATCGCCTTGGCGACGACGTCGCGGGGCGCGAGGTCGGCGAGCTCGTGCTCGCCCTGCATGAAGCGGGTGCCCTCGAAGTCGACGAGGAACGCGCCCTCGCCGCGGACCGCCTCCGAGATCAGCGGTTGCTGGCCCTGCGACTCGGGTCCGAGCCACATCACGGTGGGGTGGAACTGGACGAACTCCAGGTCGCGCAGCCGGGCCCCCGCACGCATCGCGACGGCCATCCCGTCCCCGGTGGAGACGCTCGGGTTGGTGGACTGGCTGAACACCTGCCCCAGCCCCCCGGAGGCGAGCACCACGGCGCGGCAGTGCACGGCGCCGACACCGTCGTGCTGGCCCTCGCCGAGCACGTGCAGCGTCACCCCGGCGACCCCCCCGTCGGCGGCGCGGAGCAGGTCGACGGCCAGGGCGTGCTGGATGACCTCGATCTCCGGCGCCCGCTCGACCGCGGCGATGAGGGCCCGCTGGATCTCTGCGCCGGTGGCGTCGCCGCCCGCGTGCGCGATCCGGTCCCGGAGGTGGCCGCCCTCGCGGGTCAACGAGAGCTCGCCGTCGGGGTGGTGGTCGAACTGCGTGCCGAGCGCGATCAGCTCGCGGACCGCGTCGGGCCCCTCGGTCACCAGGACGCGTACGGCCTCCACGTCGCACGCACCGGCCCCGGCGACGAGCGTGTCGTGCTCGTGCTGCTCGGGGGTGTCGCCCGGCCCCAGCGCCGCGGCGATGCCGCCCTGGGCCCACTGCGTGGAGCCCGCGGCGAGGACGTCCTTGGTGACGACGAGGAGGTGGAGCGCGGGATCAGCCGCGTGGATGCGGAGCGCGGCGGTGAGCCCGGCGATGCCGGACCCGACGACCACGACGTCGGCGCGAGTGGTCCAGCCGGGAGCCGGCGCGCGGAGGCGACCCGGGACCGGCCGGTGCGATGTCATCCGCGCAGGCTACCGAGCCAGCGCGTCGCCGCGCTCCAGCGTCTCGTCGCCGAAGGTCTCGGCCGGGTCGAAGCCGGTGCCCATGATCGCGTTGTCGGCGTCGACGAACACGACGTGCGGCTTGAGCTCCCTGGCCTCCGCGGTCTCCATCTGGGCGTACGCGATGAGGATGACGACGTCGCCGGGGTGCACGAGGCGGGCGGCCGCGCCGTTGATGCCGATGACGCCCGAGCCGCGCTCCCCGGCGATCGTGTACGTCTCCAGCCGGGCGCCGTTGGTGACGTCGACGATGTGCACCAGCTCGCCGGCGAGCAGGTCGGCCGCGTCGAGAAGGTCCTCGTCGACGGTGACCGACCCGACGTAGTGGAGGTCCGCCTGGGTCACGGTGGCGCGGTGGATCTTGGACTTCATCATGGTGCGCAGCATGGGCTGCTCCTTTCAGGGGGTGGTCGAGGCCGCGAACGCGGTCCCCGCCGGTCGCGCATCGGGGGCGATGCGGTCGAAGACGATGGGCAGGTTGTCGATCAGGCGCGTGGTGCCGACCCGCGCGGCGACGAGGATCCGGCCCTCGCCGGCCTCCGGCGCCTCGCCGAGCTCGGGCGAGGTGAGCGCGAGGTAGTCGAGCTCGAGCCCGTCGGCCACCGCCTCCTCGAGGACCGACATCGCGGCCCAGCGCGCGGCCGGCACGCCGTACGGCGCCCGCTCCTGCGCCGCCCGCAGCGCCCGGCTGAGGGCCGTCGCCACCTGCCGCTGGTCGGCGTCGAGGTAGCGGTTGCGGCTGGACAGGGCGAGGCCGTCGGGCTCGCGCACGGTCTCCGCGCCGACGACCTCGATGCCCAGGCAGAGGTCGCGGACCATGCGGCGGATGAGCACGAGCTGCTGGTAGTCCTTCTGGCCGAAGACCGCGACGTCGGGCCGGACCAGGCCGAAGAGCTTGGCGACGACCGTCAGCACGCCGTCGAAGTGGCCGGGGCGGGACTCGCCGTCGAGGATCGTGGCCAGCTGCCCGGGCGCGACGGTGACGCCGTCGTGGACCGACCCGTGGCTGAAGCCGCCCGGGTACATCTCCTCGACCGCTGGCGCGAACACGACGTCCACCCGCTCGGCCGCGCAGACCTCGAGGTCGGCGTCGAGCGTGCGCGGGTAGCGGTCGAGGTCCTCGGTCGGCGCGAACTGCATCGGGTTGACGAAGATGCTCACCACGACCGGGCCCGACGTGGCGGCGCGGGCCGTACGCATGAGGCTGGCGTGGCCGTCGTGCAGGGCGCCCATGGTGGGCACGAACGCCACGCAGTCGCCGGAGCGGCGGGCGGCGGCGAGCAGGCCGGCGAGCTCCTCGCGGGTGCTCGCGAGGACGGGGGTCGAGGTCATCGACGGCGATCGCTGGTCGAGGAGGGACGGAGTCCCGTCACGAGACCCGACGGCAGGTGCGCCTCGGCCGCCGCGAGGACCCGGAGCATCGCGGACGCGCGGATCGGCAGCAGCCGGCCGTCGGTGACGGCGCGGTCGAGCGTGGCGTGCGCCATCGCGACGTAGGACGGCAGCGTCTGCGGTGCGTCGGCGACGAGGTCGGCGACATGGGCACGGACGGTCTCGACGTCGCCGCGGACGATGGGGCCGGTCAGCGCCGCGTCGCCGTGTGCGAGGGAGTTGTCGAGCGCGGCGGTGAGCAGGGGGCGCAGCGTGGCGGCCGGGTCCTCGGCGCCGGCGGCGGAGAGGATCTCCATGGCCTCGGCGACGAGGGTGACGAGGTGGTTGGCGCCGTGCGCGAGGCCGGCGTGGTAGAGCGTGCGGCGGTCCTCGGGCACCCACATCGCGCGGCCGCCGAGGTCGGCGACGAGCGACTCGGCGAGTGCCCGGTCGGCCTCGTCCGCGGTGACGCCGAAGACGCAGCCGGCGAGCCGGGGCAGGTCGACGTCGGTGCCGGTGAACGTCATGGCGGGGTGCATCGCGACGGTGCGGGCCCCGACGGCCCGGGCGGGCTCGAGGACGGCCAGGCCGTGGCGGCCGCTCGTGTGGACGACCACCTGGCCCTCCCGGATCGCACCGCTCGCGGCGAGCATGGTGACGACGTTGGAGAGCATGTCGTCGGGAACGGTGAGCAGCAGGAGGTCGCAGGCCCGTGCCACGTCGGTGGGCTTCGCGGAGCGTACGCCCGGGAGCAGGGCTGCGATCCGGCCCCGGGAGGCGTCGGACTCGCCCGCGGCGGCGACCACGTCGTGGCCCGCGGCGCGGAGTGCGGCTGCCAGGACGGCGCCGACGCGGCCTGCTCCGACCACGCCGATGTGGTGCTTCGTCATGTCGACCTCTTCGTTTCAGTCCCTCGCGGGTACCGATCTACTGCGATCAACATCGAGCGTACGCCTGCGGATTCCGCGGGGTAACCCGCCGCGGGCGTGACGCACGCCACTTCCCGCCGTCGTGGTCAGGCGCGCAGGTGCAGCCTGGCGTGGTCGGGGTCGTCCACCACGAACGGCCGGGGCGCGCGGGGCAGCCAGGTGTGGGTGACGTGGTCGACCACGTGGACGCCCTCGGGCGACGTGATCTCCACGACCCCCTCGGGGACCTCACCGCTGTGCAGCGCGTTCCAGACCAGCCACTCGCGGCGCTTGCGCCGGTTGCGGATCGACGTGGCGAACGACTCCGGGTTGGTCCAGTGGGCGAACTCGTCGCCGTCGAGCCACTTGAGCTCCACGCACAGCCCCTGCGGCAGCGCGAACATCTCGATGCGCTCGGGAGTCGTACGGATCTCCCACTCCGGCGCCTTGGTGTAGACGTAGTCGGGGCTCATCGGGAAGCCCCACTCCTCGATGTTGCGCAGGCCCAGGTCGAGGAAGGCCCTGCGGTCCGACTCGATGTAGAGCCCGTGGCGCGGGAAGCGGATGACGGCCTCGGCCATCCCGACCTGCCACGAGAGGTCGGCCATCGACACCTCGCCCTCGGTGGTGAGGACCATGTCGCCGTCCCACTTCCACGAGTAGCGGGTGCGGACGTGGGAGAAGCACCAGTTGTAGAAGTAGGCCAGGGAGTGCACGGACCGCTCGTTGACCGCGAGGTGCTCGGCGCCGGCGCGGGCGACCTGGAAGGGGTACGCCTTCAGCGTGAACCGCTCCGACAGCCCGTGCTCGGCTGCGACGCGCAGCGCCTCCTCGCCGGTGCCGTCGTCGGAGCCGTTGTCGACCAGCAGCACATGGTCGCAGGCGCGCAGCAGCGGCGGCAGGACGAACCGCAGGCCGGGAGCCTCGTTCTTGACCCGCAGCACGGCCGTCGCGCCGCGGCGCAGGCCGCCGGGCTGGTTCCAGGGCCAGACGATGTCGAAGTCCTCGTGGCCCTCGAGGTTGGTGAGGCCGTGACCGGAGCCGATCGGGATCGTCACGGCTCGTCCCGCTCGCGGCCGAGCGCCTTGCGCACGCCCCGGCGTACGGAGGGCGGGATCGCGGCGCGTACGTCGTGGGGCACGCGGTCGGCGAGGGACCGCGAGGCGTCGGCGGCCTCGGCCCGCGCGCGGCGACGCGCCTGGTGGCGGGCGTGCTCGGCGGTCGAGCGGCTGATCGCCGCCGCCTCCTCGTAGAGGTCGACGTACTCCGCGCGGAGCTCGTCGAAGGTCCCGTGCGCCGCCGGGGTGTCGCCGCCCTCGTCGGCCAGCTTGTTGAGCTCGTCCCACGTGGCGCCGGTGAGCTCGTGGAGCCGCCGGGGCAGCCCGAGGTCGTCGAGGGTGGAGGTGACCCGGCGCAGGTGCGGGTCGATGAAGCGGTGCACCTCGCGGATCTGGTCGCTGCGGGTGTGGATGATCGTCTGGAGGTCGAGGGCGTGGCCGAGCGCCGTGGTGGTCTTGACCCAGTCGGTGAGCAGGTCCTCGTAGCGGACGAAGACCCGTCCCCCGTCACCTTCCGCGGGCCGGGTGGCGCGCTCGGTGTGCAGCAGCATGTTGACCCAGCTGGCCGCGAGGTGGGCCGACCCGAGCTTGTTGGCGTAGTACTTCTGCTTCGAGCCGACGACCTCGGCCGGCGGGCGCAGCATCGTGGCGAAGACCGGCGTGGCGCCCGTACGGATCGCGGCGACGCGCCAGAGTCCGAGGAACCAGCTCAGCCTCGGGTCCTTGATGACGAGCTCGGGGTGCTCGGCGAAGTGCGGCTCCAGCCACTCGCTGACCCTGATGCGGGCGGGCTCGCGGGTGCAGATGCGGCCCGTGTCGAACCACGCCTCGGGACGGCTGTCGCTGACCTGGACCAAGGCCTCGGCGAGCCACTCGTCGTGCACGTCGACGACCCACTGCGGCTCACTGAAGCCGCGGGGGTTGGAGTCGTCCGGCGGCACCTCCGGCAGCGGGACGTGCATGCCGAGCCGCGACACGATGCCCGCGAGGGTGCTGGTGCCGCTGCGGCCGGCGCCGGCGACGAAGAGCACCTTGCGCGGCACTCCGTCGGGGTTCATCTCGTCGATGGCTCTCGGCTGCTCGGTCACGGCGGGCAGCCTACCGGCGAGCGTTCATGTCCTAGGGTCCCGCCGTATGAGACGCCTCCTCCGTCGCGCTCCCCTCGTCGGTGTCGTCATCCCCGCGTGGGGGGTCGAGGACTACCTCGACGACTGCGTCCGCTCGCTCCTCGCCCAGACGCACCGCCGCTGGGAGGCGGTGATCGTCGACGACGGCGCCACCGACCGGACCGGCGAGGTCGCCGACGACTGGGCGCGGCGCGACAACCGGATCAGCGTCGTGCACTCCGTCAACGGCGGTCTCGGCGCCGCCCGCAATCTCGGCACCTCCCACGTGCGCGGCGACTACCTCGCGTTCCTCGACTCCGACGACGTGCTGCCCCCGACGGCGTACGCCGACCTGGTGGGCGCGCTCGAGGAGTCGGGCTCCGACTTCGCGACCGGCTCGATCGTGCGCTGGGAGGGCGACGCGCTGGTCGAGCCGCCCTGGATGCGCCGGCTGCACCGCCCGCTGCGCGGCGCGCGGGTGGAGGACCGGCCGGAGATCCTCGGCGATGTCTTCGCGTGGAACAAGGTGTGGCGCCGCTCCGCCTGGGACGGCGCCGGGCTCGCGTGGCCCGAAGGCGTCCGCTACGAGGACCAGCCGACCACGACCCGGGCCTTCCTCGGCCAGAGGTTCGACGTCCTCGACGAGGTCGTCTACCGCTGGCGGATCCGCGAGGGCTCGATCACCCAGACCCGGGCGGCCTCCGTGCGTGATCTCGCGGACCGCTGGGAGACCAAGCGGATGTCGCTCGCGGCCGTGCGGGCGCACGGCTCCGCCGAGGTCGAGGAGGTGTTCGTCGACCGGGTGCTCGCCGGCGACCTGTGGCGCTACTTCCTGCTGGTGCCGGGGTGCACGCCCGAGTGGTGGCGGCTGCTGCGCTCCGGCGTGCTGGAGCTGTGGGGCCAGCGCTCGTTGGTGCACAGCGGGCTGCCACCGGTGCACCGGCTCGCGGGCTGGCTCGTCGAGCAGGACCGTCGCACCGAGGTCGCCTCGCTCATGGAGTGGGTCGCCACCCTCGAGGGCCCGGCGCCCCGCGTCCAGGACGTCCAGACGGGCGCGTGGCGGCTGTCGGTGCCCCACGCGGTGCTCGACGAGACCACCGTGGCCCCGGAGGCACTGGCGCTCCGGGACCACGAGGTGTGACGAGCAGTCGCGACCGACGCAGGAGGTCGCGACTCGGCGTGCCGAAACCCGTGACTAGATGAGGCCCTCGGACTCGAGGAACTCCCGGGCGACGTCGGCCGGCTGCTCGCGGTCGATCTGGACGCTGACGAGCAGCTGCCCGAGCGTGTCGTTGTCGAGCGCGGCCATCAGGTCGTTGAGCGGGCCCTCGACGTCGGGGTTGTCGGCGAGGAACTCGGTCGACACCGCCGGGATGAGGTTCTGGGCGGGCTGGATGCCGAGGTCGTCCTCGAGCAGGAGCAGGCCCTGCTCCTCCAGCGTCCCGTCGAGCGTGCTGGTCTGGCCGAGCTGGGCCTCTCCGTCGAGGACCGCCTGGAACGTCTCGGTGGACGCGTAGCCCAGCGGCTCGAGGGTGACGTCGATGCCGTAGGTGTCGACGAGGCCCTTCTCGCAGTCGGTGCGGCCCTTGCAGTCGGGTGCGGCCGCGAGCGTGACGGACTGGCCCTCGAGGTCGGAGAGCTTGGTGACGCCCTCGGCGTCGGAGAGCGCCTGGGTGGTGAAGTACCCGTTGGCGGAGAACGCCTCGGAGGGCTCGAGCAGGGTGATGCCCTTCTCCTCGAGCAGGTCGGCGCCGGCGTCGATGGTCTCCTGGGCGTCGCTGGTCGACAGCGGCTCGGCGTCGGGGCCGTTGGCGTCGGTGTTGAGCTGGTCGACGATGCCGGCGACGTACTCCGGGGCGATCTGGACCGCGTCGGGCATCTCGTTGAGGTAGACGGGACGGGTGTCGACGAGGCGGGTCTCGACCTCGTAGCCCTGGGCCTCGAGGACCTGCTGGTACATCGCGGTGACGAGGGCGGCCTCGTCGAAGGCCTGGGAGCCGATGACGACGGAGGTGCCCTCGCCCGAGCCCGAGGTGGGCTCGTCGTTCTCGGCCGCGAGGTCGTCGCCGGCGCAGCCGGCCAGCAGGGCGGTGAGGGCCAGCCCGGTCACCGCCAGCAGCGGACGTCGTACGTGCATGAGTGTCAACCTTCTGTGTCCCGCGGCCGTGGCCGCGCGTGTCCGGTGATGCGAGCGGGTCCGCTCAGCTCCCGGTGGGAGCCTCCTCCACCGTAGCCGGGGCCGCCGACAGCGACTCCCCACCACGGGGTGACGGCGCGCTCGGCATGGGGTCGACCGCTCGCTGCACCGCGGCCGCGGCGACCTCGAGCAAGAGCGCCACGAGCGCCACGACCACCGCCCCGGCCATGCCCTGGGCGTAGTCGTTGCGGGCGAAGCCCTCGGTGATGATGCGCCCCAGCCCGGGCCCGGCCACGAGCGCGGCGATGGTGGCGGTCGCCCACACCTGCACCAGCGCGAGGCGTACGCCGGAGGCCACCACCGGCAGCGCGAGCGGCAGCTCCACGCGCCAGAAGCGCTGCGAGCGCGACATCCCCATGCCGTCGGCGGCCTCCTGCACGTCCGAGGGCACCTCGCGCATCCCGACGTAGCCGTTGGTGATGAGCGGGGGCAGCGCGAAGAGGACGAGGGCGATCAGCGTCGCGAGGCCGGCACGGCCGTACGGACCGAAGTCGCCCGAGCCGGGCCAGTCCGCCGCCACCAGCAGGGCCAGCAGCGCGAAGGTCGGGACGGCACGGCCCACGTTGGACACGTTGACGGCGAGGAAGCCGCCGCGCCCGAGGTGACCGAGCCACAGGGCGAGCGGCAGCCCGAGCAGCATGGCCGCGGCGAGCGCGGTCGCGGTGAGCAGCAGCTGCTCGAGCAGCCTCGCGACGAGGCCACCGGCGCCGGTCCAGCTGTCGGCGTCGAGCAGGTACTGCCAGGTCTCGGCGAACAGCTCCATCAGCGCAGCCCCGCCGTCCACGGGGTCAGGACCCGTTGCAGCACGACCAGGATGACGTCGAGCGCCACTGCCAGCACCACGCACAGCACGGCGGCGGTCATCAGCTCGGCGCGGAAGTCCCGCTGCACGCCGTGGGCGATGAGGTCGCCGAGGCCGCCGTACGCCACCAGCGTCCCGACGGTCGTGAGGGCGATCGTCGACACCGCGGCGACCCGGAGGCCCGCCATCGCCACGGGCAGCGCGAGGGGCATCTCGATGCGGGTCAGCATCCGCGCCCGTCCGTAGCCCAGCCCGGTGGCCGCCTCGCGCACCTCGTCGGGCACCGAGCGGAGTCCGTCGAGGAGCGCGCGGACCAGGATCGTCAGGGCGTACAGCCCGAGGCCGATCACCACTGTCGCCGCCGAGAGGCCGGTGAACGGGACGAGGAGCGGCAGCAGCGCCAGCGACGGCACGGTGTAGACGCCGGTGCTGAAGCCAAGGACCGCGGACTCCAGGCGCGGCACCCGGCGGGCCACGAGCGCGAGCGGGAGGGCGATGGCGAGCCCGAGGGCCAGCGCGGCCAGCGTGATGAGGACGTGCTCGACGAGCGCGTCGGTGATCTGCTCGTGCCGGTCCTCGACGTACTGCCAGCAGAACCACTCGTTGACGAACCGGCTGTAACAGCTCGGCCCGGTGTCCGCAGCGGCAAGTAGGGTCACCGCATGGACGCTACCGCCTCGTCGGCGAGCACGACCTCACCCGAGTCGGCGGGCGCCGACAGCATGATCCGGCTCGAGGGGGTCGGCAAGACCTACCCCGACGGGACTGTGGCGGTCCACGAGCTCGACCTCGACGTCGCGCGCGGCGAGATGGTCTGCCTCGTCGGTCCGTCGGGCTGCGGCAAGTCCACGACGCTGAAGATGATCAACCGGCTGATCGAGCCGACGACCGGCCGGATCTGGCTCGACGGCCAGGACGTCACCGACGTCGACCCGGTGGAGCTGCGCCGCGGCATCGGCTACGTCATCCAGCAGATCGGGCTGTTCCCCCACCAGCGCATCGAGCAGAACGTGATGACCGTGCCGCTGCTCTACGGCGAGTCGAAGGCCACTGCCCGCGAGCGCGCCCACGAGCTGCTGGCCACGGTCGGCCTCGAC
It contains:
- a CDS encoding glycosyltransferase, whose protein sequence is MTIPIGSGHGLTNLEGHEDFDIVWPWNQPGGLRRGATAVLRVKNEAPGLRFVLPPLLRACDHVLLVDNGSDDGTGEEALRVAAEHGLSERFTLKAYPFQVARAGAEHLAVNERSVHSLAYFYNWCFSHVRTRYSWKWDGDMVLTTEGEVSMADLSWQVGMAEAVIRFPRHGLYIESDRRAFLDLGLRNIEEWGFPMSPDYVYTKAPEWEIRTTPERIEMFALPQGLCVELKWLDGDEFAHWTNPESFATSIRNRRKRREWLVWNALHSGEVPEGVVEITSPEGVHVVDHVTHTWLPRAPRPFVVDDPDHARLHLRA
- a CDS encoding sulfotransferase family protein; protein product: MTEQPRAIDEMNPDGVPRKVLFVAGAGRSGTSTLAGIVSRLGMHVPLPEVPPDDSNPRGFSEPQWVVDVHDEWLAEALVQVSDSRPEAWFDTGRICTREPARIRVSEWLEPHFAEHPELVIKDPRLSWFLGLWRVAAIRTGATPVFATMLRPPAEVVGSKQKYYANKLGSAHLAASWVNMLLHTERATRPAEGDGGRVFVRYEDLLTDWVKTTTALGHALDLQTIIHTRSDQIREVHRFIDPHLRRVTSTLDDLGLPRRLHELTGATWDELNKLADEGGDTPAAHGTFDELRAEYVDLYEEAAAISRSTAEHARHQARRRARAEAADASRSLADRVPHDVRAAIPPSVRRGVRKALGRERDEP
- a CDS encoding glycosyltransferase family 2 protein codes for the protein MRRLLRRAPLVGVVIPAWGVEDYLDDCVRSLLAQTHRRWEAVIVDDGATDRTGEVADDWARRDNRISVVHSVNGGLGAARNLGTSHVRGDYLAFLDSDDVLPPTAYADLVGALEESGSDFATGSIVRWEGDALVEPPWMRRLHRPLRGARVEDRPEILGDVFAWNKVWRRSAWDGAGLAWPEGVRYEDQPTTTRAFLGQRFDVLDEVVYRWRIREGSITQTRAASVRDLADRWETKRMSLAAVRAHGSAEVEEVFVDRVLAGDLWRYFLLVPGCTPEWWRLLRSGVLELWGQRSLVHSGLPPVHRLAGWLVEQDRRTEVASLMEWVATLEGPAPRVQDVQTGAWRLSVPHAVLDETTVAPEALALRDHEV
- a CDS encoding glycine betaine ABC transporter substrate-binding protein encodes the protein MHVRRPLLAVTGLALTALLAGCAGDDLAAENDEPTSGSGEGTSVVIGSQAFDEAALVTAMYQQVLEAQGYEVETRLVDTRPVYLNEMPDAVQIAPEYVAGIVDQLNTDANGPDAEPLSTSDAQETIDAGADLLEEKGITLLEPSEAFSANGYFTTQALSDAEGVTKLSDLEGQSVTLAAAPDCKGRTDCEKGLVDTYGIDVTLEPLGYASTETFQAVLDGEAQLGQTSTLDGTLEEQGLLLLEDDLGIQPAQNLIPAVSTEFLADNPDVEGPLNDLMAALDNDTLGQLLVSVQIDREQPADVAREFLESEGLI
- a CDS encoding ABC transporter permease; amino-acid sequence: MELFAETWQYLLDADSWTGAGGLVARLLEQLLLTATALAAAMLLGLPLALWLGHLGRGGFLAVNVSNVGRAVPTFALLALLVAADWPGSGDFGPYGRAGLATLIALVLFALPPLITNGYVGMREVPSDVQEAADGMGMSRSQRFWRVELPLALPVVASGVRLALVQVWATATIAALVAGPGLGRIITEGFARNDYAQGMAGAVVVALVALLLEVAAAAVQRAVDPMPSAPSPRGGESLSAAPATVEEAPTGS
- a CDS encoding ABC transporter permease, which produces MTLLAAADTGPSCYSRFVNEWFCWQYVEDRHEQITDALVEHVLITLAALALGLAIALPLALVARRVPRLESAVLGFSTGVYTVPSLALLPLLVPFTGLSAATVVIGLGLYALTILVRALLDGLRSVPDEVREAATGLGYGRARMLTRIEMPLALPVAMAGLRVAAVSTIALTTVGTLVAYGGLGDLIAHGVQRDFRAELMTAAVLCVVLAVALDVILVVLQRVLTPWTAGLR